The Haloplanus natans DSM 17983 DNA segment ACCGGGACGATCCGGCGTGACTCCACGCACAGTTACGACATGATGTCGCAACTCAGCCAGCCGGGACGGGACGACCTGACCCGCGACGACCTGTTTTCGATGCTGCGAAACGAGCGGCGTCGGGAAGTCATTCACTACCTTCGCGAACACGAAGGGCCGGTCGATCTCCGCGATCTGAGCGAGTACATCGCCGCGATGGAGAACGACTGCACGCCCGAGGAAGTGACCTACAAACAGCGAAAGCGGGTCCAGACCGCCCTCTATCAGATGCATCTGCCAAAACTCGCCGACCGGCGGATCGTCGAGTACGACCGACGCGCCGGGCGGGTAGAACTCGCCGCCGGCGCCGACGACTGTCTCCCCTATCTCGTTGCGGACGCCGCTCAGCCTCACCGTCGGTGGTGGCGGTGGTATCTTCTCGTCGCCGGCGTGGTCGCCGTTCCCGTCGTTCTGGCGGCGGCCGGTCTCGAGCCGTTCGCGTCGGTCTCCGGTCTGGGCTACGCGGTCGTCGCGTGCGCAGCGTTCGTCGTCATCTCCGTCGCGCAGGTCGTCCAGGAGCGCGGCGACTGATCGCCACTACGCCTCGTGGCGGTCGAACCGGTTCGCGATGGCGCCGACCAGATCCGTCAGATGCGCCGTTCCCCACACCGCGACCACGACGCCGCCGAGCGTATCGAAGAGGAGGTCGAGCATCGTATCCGTCAGCCCGTACTGCGTGAGGACACTCTGCGTGCCGAAGCGGGCGGCGGCGCCGGCGACGGCGAACTCGATGACCTCCCAGAAGACGCCGAACGCGAGGACGAACAGGAGGATGAACACGAACATGAATCGGTCGGGAAGGGAGACGGCGTCCGAGTGGAGTTCGACCGCACGGGCCGTCGCGTAGCCCGCCGCGGCGACGATAGAGGACGAGAGCGTGTGCGTCAGGTGGTCCCACCACCAGATGCTCCGGTAGAAGTTGGTCGACGAGCCGGGGAGGCCGGCGGTCCCCAGGGCGTGAAAGAAGACGGCGGCGGCGATCCAGAGCGCCAGGGCGGGGTCCATCCCGATGTGGTGGTCGCGTTCGAGCACGGCGGGAAGCTGGGTCACGCCGAGGCCGATGGTCGCGTTGACCACGATGCCCAGATTTCCGCGTTCGAGTCCGAGGCCGATCAACACGAGGAGCGACACCTGTAGCGCCCGCGTGAGTTGACGCTGTCGGCGGTCGGAGAGGCCGATCCAGTCGCGCAGCCGCATCACGTGTCACCTCCCTCGCGTTTGCCGCCGGGATCGACCGGATACCGTGGCGTGGTGTCGGCGTACCGGCGGAAGTAGAACTCGAAGCACACGCCGGCGATGACGCCCGCTACCGTCGCGGCCACGAAGTCCCACATGAGCGCCTCCTCGATTACGTGTTCGGGACGCCCGTCGAGCAGGAAGCCCGTCCCCAAGAGCACGTCGGAGAGCCACCGCATCTCGGCCCACAGTCCCGCGGCGGCGACGGTGGCGATGGCGACGAAGGCCACCGCGAAGGAGTCGCTCAGCCGCACGGGCGTGAACACGTCGAGTTCGACCACGAGGATGAGCGCCGCGGCCGCGACGGCGACGTACGTGGTGATGCGGCCGGTGAGCGTCACGCCGCCGACGGTCTGTCCGACGACGAGGAGTCGTCCGAGTGAG contains these protein-coding regions:
- a CDS encoding DUF7344 domain-containing protein is translated as MMSQLSQPGRDDLTRDDLFSMLRNERRREVIHYLREHEGPVDLRDLSEYIAAMENDCTPEEVTYKQRKRVQTALYQMHLPKLADRRIVEYDRRAGRVELAAGADDCLPYLVADAAQPHRRWWRWYLLVAGVVAVPVVLAAAGLEPFASVSGLGYAVVACAAFVVISVAQVVQERGD